Proteins from a single region of Longimicrobium sp.:
- the thiO gene encoding glycine oxidase ThiO: protein MNADVVVVGGGVIGCAVARHAARGGLRVVVVERATPGMEASHAAAGMLSPLAEADSPGPFLDLLLRARAMYPAFAAALAEETGIDIGYGDAGTLYLALRDEDEAELEHRFAWQSAAELSVERLDADAVRALEPAVSPATRWAVRFPGDHQADNRALGRALWGAAARAGVDFRLGADAVALLRDGGRVAGVMLAGGERIDAGAVVLAGGSWAGRMEGLPRPLPVEPVHGQILALESIPPLFRHVIDSPRCYLVPRTEGRVLAGATVEHLGFRKTVTPRGLLGLLAGAVEIAPALADAAVVETWAGLRPGTPDGFPILGPDPDLAGLHYATGHFRNGILLAPLTGELVGEGLLGRVDGAMAGFGVGRFG from the coding sequence GTGAACGCGGACGTCGTCGTCGTAGGCGGGGGGGTGATCGGGTGCGCCGTCGCCCGCCACGCGGCGCGCGGCGGGCTGCGCGTCGTGGTGGTGGAGCGCGCCACGCCCGGGATGGAGGCCTCGCACGCCGCCGCCGGCATGCTCTCCCCCCTCGCCGAAGCGGACTCGCCCGGCCCCTTCCTCGACCTCCTCCTCCGCGCCCGCGCCATGTACCCCGCCTTCGCCGCCGCCCTCGCGGAGGAGACGGGGATCGACATCGGCTACGGCGACGCGGGCACGCTGTACCTGGCGCTCCGTGACGAGGACGAGGCGGAGCTGGAGCACCGATTCGCCTGGCAGTCCGCCGCGGAGCTGTCCGTCGAACGATTGGATGCGGATGCGGTGCGCGCCCTGGAGCCGGCGGTGTCCCCCGCCACGCGCTGGGCCGTGCGCTTCCCCGGCGATCACCAGGCGGACAACCGTGCGCTGGGCCGCGCGCTCTGGGGCGCCGCCGCCCGCGCCGGCGTCGACTTCCGCCTCGGCGCCGACGCCGTCGCCCTGCTGCGCGACGGCGGCCGCGTCGCGGGCGTGATGCTGGCGGGCGGTGAGCGCATCGATGCGGGCGCCGTGGTGCTGGCGGGAGGAAGCTGGGCGGGGCGGATGGAGGGCCTTCCCCGCCCTCTCCCGGTTGAGCCTGTGCACGGCCAGATTCTGGCCCTCGAGTCGATCCCCCCGCTCTTCCGCCACGTGATCGACTCGCCGCGCTGCTACCTGGTGCCGCGCACCGAGGGCCGCGTGCTGGCCGGCGCCACCGTCGAGCACCTGGGCTTCCGCAAGACCGTCACACCGCGCGGCCTGCTCGGCCTCCTCGCCGGCGCCGTCGAGATCGCCCCCGCCCTCGCCGACGCGGCGGTGGTGGAGACGTGGGCCGGTCTCCGCCCCGGCACCCCCGACGGCTTCCCGATCCTCGGCCCGGACCCCGACCTCGCCGGCCTGCACTACGCGACCGGCCACTTCCGCAACGGCATCCTCCTCGCGCCGCTGACCGGCGAGCTGGTCGGGGAGGGGCTGCTGGGGCGGGTGGATGGTGCGATGGCGGGATTTGGGGTGGGGCGGTTTGGGTAG